The Nitrosopumilus sp. genome includes a window with the following:
- the cofG gene encoding 7,8-didemethyl-8-hydroxy-5-deazariboflavin synthase subunit CofG: MNDLILDSEELSRVLEDKEISQQDIIEVYKNSIENPDELFSTAQELREKFKKNSVTFSKKAFFNIINLCKDTCSYCTYKSEPGEQKLSLMSKQQISELLQLAKKYRCTEALFVTGEQPEQKYQEARDWLKKNGFSSTAEYLIHASELALESGLFPHTNAGNLNFEEMKELKKSNVSMGIMLENISERLTKRGMPHYLAASKRPKARLEVLENSGRLGIPMTTGILVGIGETMHEIIDSIFAIKHLHQKYGNIQEIILQNFQPKEDTLMKNEPSADEKYFKIVVALTRIIMPKMNIQIPPNLSPRSYQSFLSVGINDWGGISPLTPDFVNPEFSWPKINDVDKNSKKVGFELKCRFPVYPEFFSFISKELRDKMITIENDEGLVKEEYWK, translated from the coding sequence TTGAATGATCTTATTTTAGACTCTGAGGAATTAAGTCGTGTTTTAGAGGATAAAGAAATTTCACAGCAAGACATCATTGAAGTGTATAAAAATTCAATAGAGAATCCTGATGAACTTTTTTCTACTGCGCAGGAATTGAGAGAGAAATTCAAGAAGAATTCAGTTACATTTTCGAAAAAAGCATTTTTCAATATAATTAATCTCTGTAAAGATACCTGTTCATATTGCACATACAAATCTGAGCCAGGAGAACAAAAACTTTCTCTAATGTCAAAACAACAAATTTCAGAATTACTACAACTTGCAAAAAAATACAGGTGCACTGAAGCACTTTTTGTTACAGGTGAACAGCCAGAACAAAAATATCAAGAAGCAAGAGATTGGTTAAAGAAAAATGGATTTAGTTCAACGGCAGAGTATCTAATTCATGCATCAGAACTAGCATTGGAATCAGGATTGTTCCCTCACACTAATGCAGGAAACTTAAATTTTGAAGAGATGAAGGAGTTAAAGAAATCAAATGTATCAATGGGAATAATGCTTGAAAACATTAGCGAGAGATTAACAAAAAGAGGAATGCCGCATTATTTGGCAGCAAGTAAAAGACCAAAAGCAAGATTAGAAGTGCTAGAGAACTCTGGAAGATTAGGAATACCTATGACTACAGGAATACTAGTAGGAATAGGAGAGACGATGCATGAAATCATAGACTCCATATTTGCAATAAAACATTTACATCAAAAATATGGGAATATTCAAGAAATTATTTTACAAAATTTTCAACCTAAAGAAGACACTTTAATGAAAAATGAACCATCAGCTGATGAAAAATATTTCAAGATAGTGGTTGCGTTAACAAGAATAATCATGCCAAAAATGAACATACAAATCCCACCAAACTTATCTCCGAGATCATATCAGAGTTTCTTATCAGTTGGAATTAATGATTGGGGTGGAATCTCACCACTTACTCCAGATTTTGTAAATCCTGAATTTTCTTGGCCAAAAATCAATGATGTCGATAAGAATTCCAAAAAAGTAGGATTTGAATTAAAATGCAGATTCCCAGTATATCCCGAATTTTTTTCATTTATTAGTAAAGAGTTAAGAGACAAGATGATAACAATTGAAAATGATGAGGGACTAGTAAAAGAGGAGTATTGGAAATGA
- the cofH gene encoding 5-amino-6-(D-ribitylamino)uracil--L-tyrosine 4-hydroxyphenyl transferase CofH produces MINNIEALFKNADPIVSEILDKALSEKEVSTEEGLELYKTTGLDFHLVGMVANELRKRRVGDIVSYVVNRNINFTNVCIKQCGFCAFSRDFREEEGYFLPTEEIVRRAKEAYQLGATEVCIQAGLPPDMDGQLYENICREIKKEIPDIHIHGFSPEEILYGASRSNTSIEDFLKRMKEAGVNTLPGTSAEILDQKLRDKISPGRISVKDWEKVIKTAHKIGINTTSTMMFGHLETLEDRVKHIVKLREIQKETGGFTEFVPLNFIHIEAPMYKHQIHEGIRQGGSGNDVLLTHAIARIMLNNHINNIQMSWVKEGQKMSQLLLMWGANDFGGTLINESISTSAGSEHGQLLRPKEIKRRVREIGRIPAERNTHYEILKKFEDENETDEKLDKVKNSQFGSYVELIKIKKFKYKNPRGE; encoded by the coding sequence ATGATAAATAACATAGAAGCACTTTTTAAAAATGCAGACCCAATTGTATCTGAAATTTTAGACAAGGCATTATCAGAAAAAGAAGTGTCAACAGAAGAAGGATTGGAGTTATACAAAACTACAGGGTTAGACTTTCATTTAGTAGGAATGGTTGCAAATGAATTAAGAAAGAGAAGAGTAGGAGATATTGTCTCATATGTAGTAAATAGAAATATCAATTTTACAAATGTCTGTATCAAACAATGTGGGTTTTGTGCATTTAGTAGAGATTTTAGAGAAGAAGAAGGCTACTTTCTACCAACCGAAGAGATTGTACGAAGAGCAAAAGAAGCATATCAATTAGGTGCAACAGAAGTCTGCATCCAAGCAGGACTACCACCGGATATGGATGGTCAATTATACGAAAATATTTGTAGAGAAATCAAAAAAGAAATACCAGATATTCATATTCATGGGTTTTCTCCAGAGGAGATCTTATACGGAGCATCAAGATCAAATACATCAATAGAAGATTTTCTTAAAAGAATGAAGGAAGCAGGTGTAAACACACTTCCAGGTACATCAGCTGAAATTCTTGATCAAAAGTTGAGAGATAAGATATCCCCAGGAAGGATTAGCGTCAAAGATTGGGAAAAAGTTATCAAAACCGCACATAAGATAGGAATTAACACCACATCAACTATGATGTTTGGACATTTGGAAACACTAGAAGACAGAGTAAAACATATTGTAAAATTAAGAGAGATTCAAAAAGAAACAGGAGGATTTACAGAATTTGTTCCTCTAAATTTTATTCATATAGAAGCACCAATGTACAAACACCAAATACATGAAGGAATTAGACAGGGCGGTAGTGGTAATGATGTATTACTCACACATGCAATTGCAAGGATTATGCTAAATAATCACATTAACAATATTCAAATGTCATGGGTAAAGGAGGGTCAAAAAATGTCACAGTTATTACTTATGTGGGGAGCAAATGATTTTGGAGGAACACTAATCAATGAAAGTATTTCAACATCAGCAGGATCCGAACATGGTCAGTTGTTAAGACCAAAAGAGATTAAGAGAAGAGTAAGAGAGATTGGAAGAATTCCAGCTGAAAGAAACACACATTATGAAATTCTAAAAAAGTTTGAGGACGAAAATGAAACGGATGAAAAATTGGACAAAGTAAAAAATTCGCAGTTTGGTTCGTATGTTGAACTAATAAAAATTAAAAAATTCAAATATAAAAATCCAAGAGGCGAGTAA
- a CDS encoding TldD/PmbA family protein, translating to MSALEKALKHSQKREVDECEITSVKKKIITVRITDSEIVEIKENFNRDFGIRLIQDKKIAAVQTTNEKEIEKSIDEGLKSLTNLKSREFWKGLPYSVHHKILKGTFDKELEQISGSKVIDIAQSMINSSNNNKIDTITGSLNIVSEDFELRNSNGLYYEEKATYISGIINAESEHGRTPVSGIGYDCGRTLVNFDIEQIGNNAKNMCIESINPQKIDSGTYSIIFEPYSVGELLAFVVAPNFNFKTVSEKKSCFSKDFEKDIATNEFTMIDDPHIAEGIGTKSIDDEGMETRKNNLIEKGVFKNTFSNLFDSYKEGDKSTGNGLRIGSPLGRSSEPIPISAPHNLKIDSGNSSQEEMIRNTKHGLVVGRLWYTYAINPIKGDFSCTARSGIRVIKNGEIKGACKSVRIIHNLPILLKNISEIGDNTRNTIQWASLPSITPSIKVENISVNNI from the coding sequence TTGTCTGCCTTAGAAAAGGCATTAAAACATTCACAAAAAAGAGAAGTTGATGAATGTGAAATAACAAGTGTTAAAAAAAAGATCATCACAGTCAGAATTACAGATTCAGAAATTGTAGAAATCAAAGAAAATTTTAACAGAGATTTTGGGATCAGACTAATCCAAGATAAGAAAATTGCAGCAGTTCAAACTACAAATGAAAAAGAGATAGAAAAATCAATAGATGAAGGATTAAAATCATTGACAAATCTTAAATCCAGAGAATTTTGGAAAGGATTACCGTATTCAGTACATCATAAAATACTCAAGGGAACGTTTGATAAAGAATTAGAGCAGATTTCAGGTTCAAAAGTAATTGATATCGCACAAAGTATGATAAATTCATCCAATAATAATAAAATAGACACAATTACAGGATCACTTAACATTGTATCAGAAGATTTTGAATTAAGAAATTCAAACGGATTGTATTATGAGGAGAAAGCCACATACATTTCAGGAATCATAAATGCAGAATCAGAACATGGAAGAACACCAGTATCAGGAATTGGATATGATTGTGGAAGAACACTAGTAAATTTTGATATAGAGCAAATCGGAAATAATGCAAAAAATATGTGTATAGAATCAATAAATCCACAAAAAATTGATTCTGGAACATATTCGATAATTTTTGAACCGTATTCTGTTGGAGAATTACTTGCATTTGTTGTAGCACCAAATTTTAATTTTAAAACAGTTTCAGAAAAAAAAAGTTGTTTTTCAAAGGATTTTGAGAAAGATATTGCAACTAACGAATTTACCATGATTGATGATCCACATATTGCAGAAGGAATTGGAACTAAATCAATAGATGATGAAGGTATGGAAACTAGGAAAAATAATTTAATTGAGAAAGGGGTTTTCAAAAATACTTTTTCAAATCTTTTTGACAGCTATAAAGAAGGGGATAAATCTACAGGAAATGGTTTAAGAATAGGATCTCCATTGGGGAGGAGTTCAGAACCAATACCAATTTCAGCTCCACATAATCTCAAAATTGATTCTGGAAATAGTTCACAAGAAGAAATGATAAGAAATACAAAACACGGTCTAGTTGTAGGAAGACTATGGTACACATATGCAATTAATCCAATCAAAGGAGATTTTTCATGTACAGCCAGAAGTGGAATCAGAGTAATCAAGAACGGTGAAATCAAAGGAGCATGTAAATCAGTGAGAATAATACATAATCTTCCAATATTGTTGAAAAACATTTCAGAAATCGGAGACAATACACGAAATACAATTCAATGGGCATCACTTCCATCAATAACACCATCAATTAAAGTAGAAAACATATCAGTCAACAATATTTAG
- a CDS encoding calcium/sodium antiporter → MEIILNGVLTIVGIAMLCFGGNWLVSGGVTIAKKFRINNLIIGMTIVAYGTSTPELAASIAASGEHSAIILGNIVGSNIANIGLVVGLASVLVPLAVSKSSLKNDIPIMLAVSFLLVLISIDGEISQYDGILLLGVLGVFAFYTYNDAKKQRENSLEEIVLEKNNIYLKSAGFIGLGIVLLYVGAMLTVDNAVILAKEFGLSEKIIGLTVIAIGTSLPELITSMIAIKKGHTDIGVGNIIGSNIYNILMIMGVGAVLGGVIVSSDVYIDYAIMIIFSASLLIALKTGFINRTMGICLTIGYFAYLIVTFFK, encoded by the coding sequence GTGGAAATTATTCTAAATGGCGTTTTGACAATAGTTGGAATTGCGATGTTATGTTTTGGTGGAAACTGGTTAGTTAGTGGCGGTGTAACTATTGCAAAAAAATTCCGTATAAATAATCTTATTATTGGAATGACTATTGTAGCATATGGGACTTCCACACCTGAGCTTGCAGCAAGCATTGCCGCATCTGGAGAACACAGTGCAATTATTTTGGGAAATATAGTTGGAAGTAATATTGCAAATATTGGACTGGTGGTAGGTTTAGCTTCAGTTCTTGTCCCATTAGCGGTAAGCAAATCTTCATTAAAAAATGACATCCCAATCATGTTGGCCGTTTCTTTCTTACTCGTATTGATTTCAATTGATGGTGAAATTTCACAATATGATGGAATTTTATTACTTGGTGTGTTGGGTGTATTTGCATTTTATACTTACAATGATGCAAAAAAACAGCGAGAAAATAGTCTTGAAGAAATTGTTTTAGAAAAAAATAACATTTATTTGAAATCTGCAGGTTTTATTGGACTTGGTATTGTTCTTTTGTATGTTGGTGCTATGCTAACAGTTGACAATGCAGTGATTTTGGCAAAAGAATTTGGCCTATCTGAAAAAATTATAGGTTTAACTGTAATTGCAATTGGGACTTCTCTGCCTGAACTAATCACATCTATGATTGCAATAAAAAAAGGTCATACTGATATTGGTGTTGGAAATATTATTGGAAGTAATATCTACAATATTTTAATGATTATGGGTGTAGGTGCTGTTCTTGGTGGAGTGATAGTATCATCTGATGTCTATATTGATTATGCTATCATGATAATTTTTAGCGCATCTCTATTAATTGCATTAAAAACTGGGTTCATCAATAGGACTATGGGTATATGTTTGACTATAGGTTATTTTGCATATCTTATTGTTACTTTTTTCAAATAG
- a CDS encoding P-II family nitrogen regulator, which produces MKKVEAIVQSEVSKQVVNAIRKIGVEGVTMIQSLGQGEGERPEIGGHQIEFNSTDVVMTVVPDSKIKEVITEIIRVSHTGKKSDGKIFVTNIEESYDIATKEKSQ; this is translated from the coding sequence ATGAAGAAAGTAGAAGCTATTGTTCAAAGTGAAGTTTCAAAACAAGTAGTAAACGCAATTAGAAAAATAGGAGTTGAAGGAGTAACAATGATTCAATCATTAGGACAAGGTGAAGGCGAACGTCCAGAAATAGGAGGACATCAAATTGAGTTCAATTCAACGGATGTGGTAATGACCGTAGTTCCAGATTCTAAGATCAAAGAAGTAATCACAGAGATCATCAGAGTTTCTCACACAGGTAAAAAAAGTGATGGTAAAATATTTGTCACCAATATAGAGGAATCATATGATATTGCTACAAAAGAAAAATCACAGTAA
- a CDS encoding DUF4364 family protein: protein MMRARLTYVPLEVADQFEDFIIKRDEQILDAVKARTRDYSTLSLLKLLYQLKGNPMTFSDLYSKSKIRMKKSFLSYLHLCVDYKFIKKEAVGSNMIYTITDKGRIMLNLFIHKENYQNSATV, encoded by the coding sequence ATGATGCGAGCAAGACTAACATATGTCCCGCTAGAGGTAGCAGATCAATTCGAGGATTTCATCATAAAAAGAGATGAGCAAATTCTCGATGCAGTAAAAGCAAGGACAAGAGATTACAGTACATTGTCACTGTTAAAATTATTGTATCAGCTTAAAGGAAATCCCATGACATTTTCTGATTTGTATTCAAAATCAAAAATCAGAATGAAAAAATCATTCCTAAGCTATCTACATCTATGTGTGGATTACAAATTTATAAAAAAAGAAGCAGTTGGATCAAACATGATATACACGATTACAGACAAAGGAAGGATCATGTTAAATCTCTTTATACATAAAGAGAATTACCAAAATAGTGCAACTGTTTGA
- a CDS encoding PAC2 family protein, which translates to MQREFPEAEVFELKKIELKSPIIFAGFVGAGLVGPVAINHIIIELKMSEIGVMRSKYLPPSTVFMRGRLRHPFRFYANQEGTICTIICEITLHMKGLYSLVSSILDWAEQKGSKEIVILDGVASTEHDDKAYCAAEEDLVRTMAEKDIRMIPQGFITGIPGGILNECLVREIQGLTLLAKANSVSPDSAAAATLIEALSKFYDMKIDTSELRKDKDRIHSEFSKLSQKYVEHREEIAGMYM; encoded by the coding sequence ATGCAAAGAGAGTTTCCAGAAGCAGAAGTATTTGAGTTAAAGAAAATAGAATTAAAGAGTCCAATAATTTTTGCAGGTTTTGTAGGTGCAGGTCTTGTAGGCCCAGTTGCGATAAACCATATAATTATAGAGTTAAAAATGTCAGAGATCGGAGTGATGAGATCAAAGTATCTTCCACCATCAACAGTTTTTATGAGAGGTAGATTACGTCATCCATTCAGATTTTATGCAAATCAAGAAGGAACAATTTGTACGATAATTTGTGAGATAACATTGCACATGAAGGGATTGTATTCACTAGTATCTTCAATTTTGGATTGGGCAGAGCAAAAAGGTTCTAAAGAAATAGTGATTTTAGATGGAGTTGCAAGTACAGAACACGATGATAAGGCATATTGTGCAGCTGAAGAAGATCTAGTAAGAACTATGGCAGAAAAAGACATCAGAATGATCCCACAGGGATTCATCACAGGTATACCAGGAGGCATACTAAATGAATGTCTAGTAAGGGAAATTCAAGGTTTAACGTTATTAGCAAAAGCAAATAGTGTATCACCAGATTCTGCCGCAGCTGCAACATTAATTGAAGCACTTAGCAAATTCTATGATATGAAGATCGATACATCAGAGCTAAGAAAAGATAAAGATAGGATTCATTCAGAATTTAGTAAATTATCTCAGAAATATGTAGAACATAGAGAAGAGATAGCCGGAATGTATATGTGA
- the purM gene encoding phosphoribosylformylglycinamidine cyclo-ligase, translating into MTLTYKKAGVDISKIKQSQKVIGKLIASTHNLQRKAKITHGFGHYAGIVEIPGGKLLATHTDGVGTKVVIANMMKKYNTIGIDCVAMNVNDIICIGATPISFVDYIAANKNDVTIFKKIMEGLVTGAKKSAMPIVGGETAIMPDVIEGKGFAFDLAGMVVGLLEKKDMILGKEIKPGDIIIGANSSGIHSNGYSLARKAILGKYSVKDKVKGVGTIGDALLKPTEIYTKPVLEMIQKCKINGLAHITGGAFTKLLRLKTIGYEIDSLPKTPAIMRLVEEQGVKDEEMYKTFNMGVGFCVIAPKDQVTRIKSTFKKYKILSQEIGRIVSNKGVFVNSKKIA; encoded by the coding sequence ATGACACTAACCTACAAGAAAGCAGGTGTAGATATTTCTAAAATCAAACAAAGTCAAAAAGTAATTGGTAAATTAATTGCATCAACTCATAATCTTCAAAGAAAAGCAAAGATAACACATGGATTCGGACATTATGCAGGGATTGTAGAAATTCCAGGGGGTAAACTTTTAGCAACACATACTGATGGAGTCGGAACCAAAGTAGTAATTGCAAACATGATGAAAAAATACAATACGATAGGGATTGATTGTGTTGCAATGAATGTAAACGATATAATATGTATCGGTGCAACACCAATATCATTTGTAGATTATATAGCTGCAAACAAAAACGATGTAACCATATTTAAAAAAATTATGGAGGGATTAGTAACAGGTGCAAAGAAATCTGCGATGCCAATAGTTGGTGGTGAAACAGCGATAATGCCAGATGTGATTGAAGGGAAGGGATTTGCATTTGATTTAGCAGGAATGGTAGTAGGATTACTAGAAAAAAAAGACATGATTCTTGGAAAGGAAATAAAACCAGGAGATATAATAATAGGTGCAAATAGTTCTGGCATTCATTCTAATGGATACTCACTTGCAAGAAAAGCGATTCTTGGAAAATACTCTGTAAAGGATAAAGTCAAAGGAGTTGGGACCATAGGAGATGCATTGTTAAAACCTACAGAAATATACACAAAACCAGTTCTAGAAATGATTCAAAAATGTAAAATTAACGGTCTTGCACATATCACAGGTGGTGCATTTACCAAACTATTACGACTAAAAACAATAGGTTACGAGATAGATTCTCTACCAAAAACACCAGCAATAATGAGATTAGTAGAAGAACAAGGAGTCAAAGATGAAGAAATGTACAAGACGTTTAACATGGGAGTTGGATTCTGTGTAATTGCACCAAAAGATCAGGTTACACGGATCAAATCAACGTTCAAAAAATACAAAATTTTAAGTCAAGAGATAGGAAGAATAGTTTCAAATAAAGGAGTTTTTGTAAACTCAAAAAAAATTGCTTAA
- a CDS encoding cation:proton antiporter, translated as MAAEAHLIETIIGVGILLFAAKLMAELFLRLKLPIVLGELLAGMIVGPFALGGFFVIDGKQLLQINDEIRILGEMGAIVILFMAGLEMTPKEFLKGGKASFTVGTLGVVVPFFAGLVVFQMFGFDALQSMLIATALTATSIAISIQVLSEFGKIKTPEARLIIGAAVVDDILAIAVLSVVTSIAGSDGGIDNIDISEIMFTILQVLGFFAIMLIVAVVIIPKIITPRLWKAKGSVEGIATASFFGAAALAGSIGLSPIVGAFAVGMALSTTKVFEKVENYVGKIGLIFAPLFFSIIGAQVDLRAVDLNILMLSGVIIVVAVVTKLFGCGLPAMMFLKSKRQGMRVGIGMISRGEVGLIVAGVGVTAGVLTSEVYSTIIIMVAVTTIITPIWLKMEYRKEQKMGNTETTIK; from the coding sequence ATGGCAGCAGAGGCTCACTTAATTGAAACAATTATCGGTGTAGGAATTCTTCTTTTTGCAGCTAAACTCATGGCTGAACTTTTCCTCAGATTAAAACTTCCAATTGTTTTAGGAGAGCTTTTGGCAGGAATGATTGTAGGTCCGTTTGCATTAGGCGGATTTTTCGTTATAGATGGGAAACAACTGCTGCAGATTAACGATGAAATAAGAATACTTGGAGAAATGGGAGCAATTGTAATTTTGTTCATGGCAGGATTAGAAATGACACCAAAAGAATTTCTCAAAGGCGGAAAAGCATCATTTACAGTAGGTACACTTGGAGTAGTAGTCCCATTCTTTGCAGGTCTTGTTGTTTTTCAGATGTTTGGTTTTGACGCATTACAGTCAATGTTAATTGCAACAGCACTCACAGCTACAAGTATTGCAATTTCAATTCAAGTATTGAGTGAATTTGGTAAAATCAAAACACCAGAGGCAAGACTCATTATTGGTGCAGCAGTAGTAGATGACATTTTGGCAATAGCAGTATTATCAGTTGTAACATCTATTGCAGGATCTGACGGCGGAATAGATAACATTGACATTTCTGAAATCATGTTTACAATTTTGCAAGTATTAGGATTCTTTGCAATAATGTTAATAGTAGCAGTAGTCATAATCCCAAAAATAATTACACCAAGGCTTTGGAAAGCAAAGGGTAGTGTTGAAGGGATAGCAACTGCATCATTCTTTGGCGCAGCAGCGTTAGCTGGATCCATAGGACTTTCACCCATTGTAGGAGCATTTGCAGTAGGAATGGCATTGTCCACTACAAAAGTATTTGAAAAAGTAGAAAACTATGTCGGAAAAATTGGTTTAATTTTTGCACCATTATTCTTTTCAATAATTGGAGCACAGGTAGACCTTAGAGCAGTTGATTTGAATATTTTGATGTTAAGTGGTGTAATAATCGTAGTTGCAGTTGTAACAAAGTTGTTTGGGTGTGGACTTCCTGCAATGATGTTTTTGAAAAGTAAGAGACAAGGAATGCGAGTTGGAATAGGAATGATTTCAAGAGGGGAAGTAGGACTGATTGTTGCTGGAGTCGGTGTCACTGCAGGAGTTTTAACTTCAGAAGTGTATTCAACAATCATAATTATGGTAGCAGTTACAACCATCATAACGCCAATTTGGTTAAAGATGGAATATAGAAAAGAACAAAAAATGGGTAACACTGAAACCACAATAAAATAA
- the leuD gene encoding 3-isopropylmalate dehydratase small subunit has protein sequence MESFKKVTSVVTPLDKINVDTDQIIPKQFLKLIQKSGFGKFLFFDWRYDENQNKRPDFVLNNSQYANSKILVTGDNFGCGSSREHAVWALLDYGFSVIIAPSFADIFFSNCFKNGVLPISLDEKTVEKLQHEVRQITIDLEKQLIITPSEKISFKIDPHKKKILLEGLDDIAQTLQYEDKITEFEKNSNIPSILIDN, from the coding sequence ATGGAATCCTTTAAAAAAGTGACAAGCGTTGTAACACCACTTGATAAGATCAATGTAGACACTGATCAAATTATTCCAAAACAGTTCTTAAAATTAATTCAAAAATCTGGATTTGGGAAATTTTTGTTCTTTGATTGGAGGTATGATGAAAATCAAAATAAAAGGCCTGATTTTGTATTAAATAATTCTCAATACGCTAATTCTAAAATTCTTGTAACTGGTGATAACTTTGGATGTGGGTCAAGCCGAGAACATGCAGTTTGGGCTCTGCTTGATTATGGTTTTTCTGTAATTATTGCCCCTTCTTTTGCAGATATTTTTTTTAGTAATTGCTTCAAAAATGGGGTTTTACCAATTTCTTTGGATGAAAAAACAGTTGAGAAACTTCAGCATGAAGTTAGACAAATTACAATAGATTTAGAAAAGCAACTCATCATAACTCCTTCTGAGAAAATATCATTCAAGATTGATCCTCACAAGAAAAAAATTCTCTTGGAAGGATTAGATGATATTGCACAAACTTTGCAATATGAAGACAAAATAACTGAATTTGAGAAAAATTCTAACATTCCATCTATTTTGATTGATAATTGA
- the leuC gene encoding 3-isopropylmalate dehydratase large subunit: protein MGRTLFEKIWESHIVVENQNHPSLIYVDRHLVHEVTSPQAFDGLRLNNRKVRRPDLTIATMDHNVPTNDRSLPILDQTSAIQIQTLEKNCKDFGIKLFDINSPNQGIVHVIGPQLGITLPGTTIVCGDSHTSTHGAFGALAFGIGTSDVEHVLASQTLWLEKPTPFEIRVEGKRRNPHAVTAKDIILSIIKHIGTGGGTGTVIEYRGEGITDLSMEQRMTICNMSIEAGARAGLIAPDEKTYDYLRGRKYTPKNYESLIDSWRDVLKTDSDAKFEKQFILHVDDIAPQVSWGTNPGMTCDVTDSVPSADDFSKGDPNQKKGAEKALAYMDLIPGTPLEDIKIDRVFIGSCTNARLEDLIEASKVIKGQKISPHVRAMVVPGSQMVKKQAEEMGLDKIFIDANFEWRESGCSMCLGMNPDILSPGERCASTSNRNFEGRQGTGGRTHLVSPVMAAAAAIKGHFVDVRKLDLS from the coding sequence ATGGGAAGGACTCTATTTGAAAAAATCTGGGAATCTCACATTGTTGTTGAAAACCAAAACCATCCCTCTTTAATTTATGTGGATAGACACCTAGTCCATGAAGTGACATCTCCTCAAGCATTTGATGGTTTGCGCTTGAACAACAGAAAAGTTCGTCGACCAGATCTCACTATTGCGACCATGGATCACAATGTTCCTACTAATGATAGGTCTCTTCCAATTTTAGATCAAACTTCTGCAATTCAAATTCAGACGTTGGAAAAAAACTGTAAAGATTTTGGAATAAAATTGTTTGATATTAACAGTCCTAATCAGGGGATTGTACATGTAATTGGCCCTCAACTAGGAATTACTTTGCCTGGAACCACTATTGTCTGTGGTGATAGCCATACTTCTACACACGGAGCATTTGGAGCCCTTGCTTTTGGCATTGGAACTAGTGATGTTGAGCATGTATTGGCATCTCAAACTTTGTGGCTAGAAAAACCTACTCCCTTTGAAATTAGAGTTGAGGGAAAACGAAGGAACCCTCATGCGGTAACTGCCAAAGATATCATATTGTCTATTATCAAGCATATTGGAACTGGTGGCGGTACAGGTACTGTGATTGAATACCGTGGTGAAGGAATCACTGATCTTTCTATGGAACAGAGAATGACGATTTGTAACATGTCTATTGAAGCAGGTGCCAGAGCAGGTTTGATCGCACCTGATGAAAAAACATATGATTATCTTAGAGGCCGAAAATACACCCCTAAAAATTATGAATCTCTAATAGATTCATGGAGAGATGTTTTAAAAACTGACAGTGATGCAAAATTTGAAAAACAATTTATCTTACATGTTGATGATATTGCACCTCAGGTTAGTTGGGGAACAAATCCTGGAATGACTTGTGATGTAACTGATTCTGTTCCCTCTGCAGATGACTTCTCTAAAGGAGATCCAAATCAAAAAAAGGGAGCTGAAAAAGCACTTGCATATATGGATCTTATACCTGGAACCCCTCTTGAGGATATTAAAATAGATAGAGTGTTTATTGGTTCATGCACTAATGCACGGTTAGAAGATCTTATTGAAGCATCCAAAGTAATCAAAGGGCAGAAAATTTCTCCACATGTCAGAGCTATGGTTGTTCCAGGATCACAGATGGTAAAAAAACAAGCCGAAGAGATGGGTCTTGATAAAATTTTCATTGATGCAAACTTTGAATGGCGTGAATCTGGTTGTAGTATGTGTCTTGGAATGAATCCTGATATTTTATCCCCTGGTGAAAGATGTGCCAGTACATCAAATAGAAATTTTGAGGGTAGACAGGGAACTGGCGGGCGTACACATTTGGTAAGTCCCGTGATGGCAGCAGCAGCCGCAATCAAAGGACATTTTGTTGATGTTAGAAAACTGGATTTGAGTTAA